From Camelina sativa cultivar DH55 chromosome 7, Cs, whole genome shotgun sequence, one genomic window encodes:
- the LOC104700227 gene encoding SPX and EXS domain-containing protein 3-like, whose product MFGGVLSVPVNNPHLRKSASRHIVTNLGDNDLKNASLFLSAFAKLRTPVFLQSLKVALYIGGLYVCGKIGWESVMKMGIESRELFFYETFLYYNPLLLITLMVWLWGVNLWVFSRSGVDYAAIFFLGPDHLSHREIWKCARWMTIATLTSMTAYLYLYSHGDVKLAASQPVVLYFSAVIILIIPFDIFYMSSRYYLLWTFSRILFPVQAVTFSDFFLADILTSLSKVLSDLERSVCRMVHRQVATIAWFEADSVCGSHSTAIPLVLVLPYLFRLFQCIRQYRDSKDIANIYNAGKYLTAVPVIFLSALKYFIDPDTWTYSIQPAWILSGLANTFFSFFWDILRDWDLSVFTRIFKFSRPNLFSHLLYGRRWVYIWVIGSNLVLRWTWTYKLSAHLRNNYITVFIITALEIYRRFQWAFFRIENVWYKINNPKQTSHQSNPLSLQNDINNEHEKLLAHSHSPGV is encoded by the exons ATGTTTGGGGGTGTCTTGTCTGTGCCTGTGAATAATCCTCACTTGCGCAAATCTGCTAGTAGACACATCGTCACTAATCTTG GAGATAATGACTTGAAGAATGCAAGTTTGTTTCTAAGTGCATTTGCGAAACTCCGAACTCCTGTCTTCCTTCAAAGTCTCAAa GTTGCTCTGTATATTGGTGGTCTTTATGTTTGTGGAAAG ATTGGATGGGAATCTGTAATGAAAATGGGAATAGAATCGCGAGAACTCTTCTTCTATGAGACATTTCTGTATTATAACCCTCTCCTTCTCATT ACACTGATGGTCTGGCTCTGGGGTGTTAATTTGTGGGTCTTTTCTCGTTCTGGAGTCGATTATGCAGCAATCTTTTTCCTAGGACCAGATCATCTTAGTCACAGAGAGATATGGAAG TGTGCCAGGTGGATGACAATAGCTACATTGACTAGCATGACTGCATATCTGTATCTATACTCACACGGAGACGTAAAGTTGGCTGCATCTCAACCA GTAGTTTTGTATTTCTCAGCTGTGATCATTTTGATAATCCCTTTCGATATCTTCTACATGTCGTCTCGCTACTACTTGCTTTGGACATTTTCGCGAATACTCTTCCCGGTGCAG GCAGTGACTTTCTCGGACTTCTTCCTAGCTGATATCTTGACTTCTCTGTCAAAG GTTTTATCGGACTTAGAACGTTCAGTATGTCGCATGGTCCATCGACAG GTTGCTACTATTGCATGGTTTGAAGCCGATTCGGTTTGTGGGAGTCATTCCACTGCAATTCCCTTGGTTCTCGTTCTACCTTATCTTTTCCGGCTGTTCCAATGCATTCGTCAGTACAGAGATAGCAAGGACATTGCAAACATCTACAATG CTGGGAAATATCTAACGGCGGTGCCTGTCATCTTTCTCTCAGCCCTCAAGTATTTTATTGATCCGGATACATGGACTTACTCCATTCAGCCGGCATGGATCCTCTCTGGTCTAGCTAacactttcttctccttcttttggGATATATTACGTGATTGGGATCTAAG TGTCTTCACTCGGATTTTCAAATTCAGCAGACCAAATCTTTTCTCACATCTACTATATGGACGCCGTTGG GTATATATATGGGTAATCGGAAGCAATCTGGTACTAAGGTGGACATGGACATACAAGTTATCGGCTCATCTCCGTAACAACTATATCACAGTCTTCATCATCACTGCTTTGGAGATTTACAGGCGGTTCCAGTGGGCGTTCTTCCGTATAGAAAATGTGTGGTACAAAATCAACAATCCTAAGCAGACTTCTCATCAGTCTAATCCTCTTTCACTCCAGAACGATATCAACAACGAACATGAGAAATTACTTGCTCATAGTCACAGCCCCGGTGTATAA
- the LOC104700229 gene encoding uclacyanin 1: protein MASRDMLIIISVLATTLIGLTVATDHTIGGPSGWTVGTSLRTWAAAQTFAVGDNLVFSYPATFHDVVEVTKPEFDSCQSVKPLITFANGNSIVPLTTPGKRYFICGMPGHCSQGMKLEVNVVPTANAAPTAPLPNTVPSLNAPSPSSVLPIQPLLPLNPVPVLSPSSSTPLPASSLPLIPALSPALSPAAAAGTSLPLVPGSPGSSSSSTTTKTVGTFPSSTSGPTADLAGAGTSPVDSSSAAKTLVLGFGVMVAMMLHLF, encoded by the exons atggcATCCAGAGATATGCTGATCATAATCTCGGTCCTCGCGACTACACTCATCGGTTTAACAGTAGCTACAGACCATACCATTGGTGGTCCTAGTGGCTGGACTGTAGGAACTAGTCTTAGAACTTGGGCTGCAGCACAAACATTTGCTGTCGGAGACAATCTTG TTTTCTCCTACCCTGCTACGTTCCACGACGTTGTTGAAGTCACAAAACCCGAATTCGATAGCTGTCAATCGGTTAAACCGCTTATAACGTTCGCTAATGGAAACTCCATTGTTCCTCTCACCACCCCTGGAAAAAG GTACTTTATTTGTGGGATGCCGGGACATTGTAGCCAAGGGATGAAACTCGAAGTAAACGTTGTTCCAACCGCGAATGCAGCACCAACAGCACCGCTTCCAAACACTGTCCCATCTCTAAACGCGCCTTCACCTTCTTCTGTTCTACCTATCCAACCTCTGTTACCTCTTAACCCCGTCCCTgttctctctccatcttcttctactCCACTTCCTGCCTCCTCTCTGCCTCTCATTCCGGCACTTTCCCCGGCACTATCTCCGGCAGCTGCAGCGGGGACTTCTCTGCCCTTGGTCCCAGGCTCACCAGGTAGCTCTAGCAGCAGTACAACCACCAAAACCGTCGGGACATTTCCTTCCAGTACTAGTGGCCCAACGGCTGATCTTGCCGGAGCAGGCACCTCTCCTGTTGACTCCTCCTCCGCTGCAAAAACACTTGTTTTGGGATTTGGAGTCATGGTCGCTATGATGCTTCATTTGTTCTAA